The genomic region GTCATAGGTTCCATAATACCAGGAGTTTCGGTAGCAATGTTCCTAGGCGCCGTTTGGAAAAAAGCTTCTTGGCAGGGCGGTATCGCTTCCGTAGGATCGGCTATGCTGTTCGGCATGACGTACCTGTTTTCACCGCCGTTCAAAGCTCTGATAGCAAGTACGTTCACGGGACCTGCAATCCCTGCGACTATCATAGCTCTTGTGTTCGGGATCATCGTAAGTCTTCTCACTCCGTTTGAAAAACTTTCGGAAGAAGAAAGAATGAAACTTGTCATCGCTTCAAGAGAAAAGATTTAAAAAGCGAAGGGGCTGAGGGCTTTCCGTTCAGCCCCTTCTTGCTTTAAAATCAAGGAATAAAATGAGTTATGTAAAAGAGAATTTCAAACTGCTGTCAGAAATTTGCTACTGCATTGCAAAACAATTCGGTTCAAACTGCGAAGTAGTCCTTCACGACCTTACCCGTCCGTATGACAACACGATCGTGGCCATATACAACGGCCATGTGACGGGGCGCAAGGTGGGAGACGGAGTGACGAACGCGGGACTTGAACTTTTACGGGGAATGAAAATTCCTGAAGATCAAACAAATTATATAAATACCACTCAGGACGGAAAAATACTGCGTTCGACAAGCAAATACATTTATTCTAAAGACAATAAAAATATCGCGGGAAGTATCTGCATAAATTTCGATATCACGGATTTGGTTAAGCTGCAAAACGAACTTTCATTTTTTACGCATCAGGACTCCGATAAATCCGATAAAAATGAAAATTTTGAAATATTTTCAGGCAACGTACATCTGATTTTAAATGAAATGATGAAAAAAGAACTGGAAAAATTCGGAAAAAACGTTGCCGAATTGACAAAAGAAGAAAAGATCATTTTCGTCAACGATCTTGATAAGCAAGGAGCATTTCTTGTTAAAAAATCGGCAGGAATGGTTGCGGATTTTTTAGCTTTGTCTCGTTTTACTATATACAATTATATCAATAAGTACAAAGGAG from Treponema parvum harbors:
- a CDS encoding helix-turn-helix transcriptional regulator encodes the protein MSYVKENFKLLSEICYCIAKQFGSNCEVVLHDLTRPYDNTIVAIYNGHVTGRKVGDGVTNAGLELLRGMKIPEDQTNYINTTQDGKILRSTSKYIYSKDNKNIAGSICINFDITDLVKLQNELSFFTHQDSDKSDKNENFEIFSGNVHLILNEMMKKELEKFGKNVAELTKEEKIIFVNDLDKQGAFLVKKSAGMVADFLALSRFTIYNYINKYKGEQKKNERSIDKKRTGR